Proteins encoded together in one Stigmatella aurantiaca window:
- a CDS encoding DUF4350 domain-containing protein, translated as MRDRFPVLVVGGLLFAVILGGFLLRGAARGDFADTLSTYRASENGARALYLLLQESGMAPGRRAMDLQLLDADSPATLLLLAVEVEGAYEADPDETRLATQRDEGLEDEEVPQEGLRALHSAELNADERAALLRRVEAGHSLVLVPWGSRENPLLDALEVKLSKADTSLPMRTLVPPLSTPYTLGTERVEAKVQAYLELPPGAVPLLVDAQLERPVAAVVPYGLGRVLVLGAPELAMNQALARADNAQFWLSALRALGGPGPFEFSEFHHGFSNERSVVDFARRYGLHFAVAQLLLGVGFWAVSLKRFGRPRPPPEALRVGATDALFAMSRLYREGRHHAFAAELITREVTQELALMAGLPAHTPAPAVAEGLAARGRKDLAQGLRALLRQAEGPTTDKELVRLATRAAGLRHRLLPTGSRAPAASPEES; from the coding sequence GTGCGTGACCGCTTCCCGGTGCTCGTGGTGGGCGGGCTGCTGTTCGCCGTCATCCTCGGCGGCTTCCTGCTGCGCGGGGCCGCGCGGGGAGACTTCGCGGACACCCTCTCCACGTACCGTGCCTCGGAGAACGGCGCCCGGGCGCTCTACCTGCTGCTCCAGGAGAGCGGGATGGCGCCCGGGCGCCGCGCCATGGACCTCCAGCTGCTGGACGCGGACTCCCCCGCCACCCTGCTCCTGCTGGCGGTGGAGGTGGAGGGCGCCTACGAGGCGGACCCGGACGAGACGCGCCTGGCCACCCAGCGGGACGAGGGGCTGGAGGACGAGGAGGTGCCCCAGGAGGGCCTGCGCGCCCTGCACTCCGCGGAGCTGAACGCGGATGAGCGCGCGGCGCTGCTCCGCCGGGTGGAGGCGGGCCACAGCCTCGTCCTCGTGCCCTGGGGCTCCCGGGAGAACCCCCTCCTGGACGCGCTGGAGGTGAAGCTCTCCAAGGCGGACACCTCGCTGCCCATGCGCACGCTGGTGCCGCCCCTGTCCACGCCCTACACGCTGGGCACCGAGCGCGTGGAGGCCAAGGTGCAGGCGTACCTGGAGCTGCCCCCGGGCGCGGTGCCGCTGCTGGTGGACGCGCAGCTGGAGCGCCCCGTGGCGGCGGTGGTGCCCTACGGCCTGGGCCGGGTGCTGGTGCTGGGCGCGCCCGAGCTCGCCATGAACCAGGCGCTGGCCCGGGCGGACAACGCGCAGTTCTGGCTGAGCGCCCTGCGCGCGCTGGGGGGCCCGGGCCCCTTCGAGTTCAGCGAGTTCCACCACGGCTTCAGCAACGAGCGCTCGGTGGTGGACTTCGCGCGGCGCTACGGCCTGCACTTCGCCGTGGCGCAGCTGCTGCTGGGCGTGGGCTTCTGGGCGGTGTCCCTGAAGCGCTTCGGCCGTCCCCGCCCGCCACCGGAGGCCCTGCGCGTGGGGGCCACGGACGCGCTGTTCGCCATGAGCCGGCTCTACCGCGAGGGGCGGCACCACGCCTTCGCCGCCGAGCTCATCACCCGCGAGGTGACGCAGGAGCTGGCCCTCATGGCGGGGCTGCCCGCGCACACGCCCGCCCCCGCCGTCGCCGAGGGACTCGCCGCCCGGGGCCGGAAGGACCTGGCCCAGGGCCTGCGCGCCCTGCTGCGCCAGGCCGAAGGGCCCACCACCGACAAGGAGCTCGTGCGGCTCGCCACGCGCGCCGCCGGGCTGCGCCACCGCCTCTTGCCCACCGGGTCCCGCGCACCCGCCGCTTCCCCCGAGGAGTCATGA
- a CDS encoding MxcI protein: protein MKHTFALRSLRLPAAALTLSLLVGCGDSEDEQNGPPEPLYAITTQLLTADPTESYVVVTPHAEQAATLSLEGAIKVPGRALGVGIPKTGAVYVVTDESATVTRYTLTANNTLEKAGTVDFAPRGVTSLGEYQANFQFVSETKAYFFDGLTAQVIIWNPTAMTVTGTIPLDALVIPETVLAFSGAVVHTGGQIIMPVGWRPVQGINVTKKAGVVSIDTATDTATLAEDDRCGYTHDAALGLDGKVYIATEAYGAAVRRVVGEEAPEPCLLKYDPQTRAFDPSFYRALDSLVGGGTAGALIPGEQGTAYVRVLDETIAPVNEGTPPRIVASGTGWQWWELKLDTLTATRRTDLPSTSGSIFLFESEKQTLYTEFGAGAASTTFRVLGDSGKATVKTQGLSFSFLQLR, encoded by the coding sequence ATGAAGCACACGTTTGCCTTGCGTTCCCTGCGCCTGCCCGCCGCGGCGCTCACGCTGTCCTTGCTCGTAGGTTGTGGAGATTCCGAGGACGAGCAGAACGGCCCCCCCGAGCCGCTGTACGCCATCACCACGCAGTTGCTCACGGCGGACCCCACCGAGAGCTACGTCGTGGTGACACCGCACGCGGAGCAGGCCGCGACGCTGTCGCTGGAGGGCGCCATCAAGGTGCCCGGCCGCGCCCTGGGCGTGGGCATTCCCAAGACGGGCGCCGTCTACGTGGTGACCGACGAGAGCGCCACGGTGACGCGCTACACGCTCACCGCCAACAACACGCTGGAGAAGGCCGGCACCGTCGACTTCGCCCCCCGGGGCGTGACGTCGCTGGGCGAGTACCAGGCCAACTTCCAGTTCGTCTCGGAGACGAAGGCGTACTTCTTCGACGGCCTCACCGCGCAGGTCATCATCTGGAACCCCACGGCGATGACCGTCACGGGCACCATCCCGCTGGACGCGCTGGTCATCCCGGAAACGGTCCTCGCCTTCTCGGGCGCCGTCGTCCACACCGGCGGGCAGATCATCATGCCGGTGGGCTGGCGGCCGGTGCAGGGCATCAACGTGACGAAGAAGGCGGGCGTGGTCTCCATCGACACGGCGACGGACACGGCCACCCTCGCGGAGGATGACCGGTGCGGCTATACGCACGACGCCGCGCTGGGCCTCGACGGCAAGGTGTACATCGCGACGGAGGCCTACGGCGCGGCGGTGCGCCGGGTGGTGGGCGAGGAAGCACCGGAGCCGTGCCTGCTCAAGTACGATCCCCAGACGCGCGCCTTCGATCCCAGCTTCTACCGGGCGCTGGACTCGCTGGTGGGCGGAGGCACGGCGGGCGCGCTCATCCCGGGCGAGCAGGGCACCGCGTACGTGCGGGTGCTGGATGAGACCATCGCCCCGGTGAACGAGGGCACCCCTCCGCGCATCGTGGCGAGCGGCACCGGCTGGCAGTGGTGGGAGCTGAAGCTCGACACGCTGACGGCGACGCGCCGGACGGACCTCCCGTCCACCTCCGGCAGCATCTTCCTGTTCGAGTCGGAGAAGCAGACGCTCTACACCGAGTTCGGCGCGGGCGCCGCTTCCACCACCTTCCGCGTGCTGGGCGACAGCGGCAAGGCGACGGTGAAGACGCAGGGGCTGTCCTTCTCCTTCCTCCAGCTGCGTTAG
- a CDS encoding imm11 family protein: MVHARVATVFSELAPEAVQTLPVEIEGQSEPFFILVATQLVQCIDERASRHVRRWTPEDGRPEKVGKYWDVRGMRINPSQAGDAKIFRPWGSSIALIVREDIKDALEHLGATGPKFQEV, translated from the coding sequence GTGGTTCACGCCCGAGTAGCTACTGTCTTCTCAGAACTTGCTCCTGAGGCAGTGCAAACCCTGCCCGTGGAGATTGAGGGCCAGTCCGAGCCGTTTTTCATTCTCGTGGCCACCCAGCTCGTTCAGTGCATCGACGAGCGAGCCTCCAGGCACGTCAGGAGATGGACTCCAGAAGACGGACGGCCCGAGAAAGTGGGGAAGTACTGGGATGTGCGGGGAATGCGCATCAACCCGTCACAGGCTGGTGACGCCAAGATTTTCCGCCCCTGGGGATCGTCTATCGCGCTGATTGTCCGTGAGGACATCAAAGACGCCTTGGAGCATCTGGGCGCCACCGGGCCGAAGTTTCAGGAAGTTTAA
- a CDS encoding DUF4129 domain-containing protein, whose protein sequence is MAVSALELRPRNAIALMDAALRLCSRTAGVWALTLPSGALVTGAVLHLVDAARSQRDLNLPTLGLTLAWLLRGLLQGAACHHVQELLLGQAEPTVRASVRAALKRAPSLLFTVGYLFVFTPLSLLLSLGLAYLLLSAHRVGYAAMMQGVGSPLRLYGLCAQLLGPARGAATGVRVLTGLAMVLTFGNLHIAFNVLFWMGRQLLALDLTFAERFASIDNPVWLTFLGALTFTLFEPLQAATASLLLVDGRVRQEGLDLLAAVQQLPARGAARAPGRSGALVLLGLVLGPSLARAEAPPPRPELLQRLREVASECDYGSEGLEEAEGTVSALSTAEQQKFQRLLHAVEKKAHQDEDCEAATELLQLGLEQATETVALESARPDARSASAKARDILSRPEFSATPHKDKAPAEEAPVAPDWWQRFMKWLDGVLEELFKQRHDAPRVAPSSGAAGLTVAHGLVVLLIAAVVVVLAAVLLRALRQQQRHESAQLEVSTLDAAALAKDPMSALARAPEGWAQLADELAARGEYREAVRSLYLALLSRLHREGAILYDATLSNWDYLRQFKGRSEWRAPFRELTRRFDFAWYGNLPVGPDGYQAFRALTQPLLTAPAVPEAPGA, encoded by the coding sequence CGCGCACCGCCGGCGTGTGGGCGCTGACGCTCCCCTCGGGCGCGCTCGTCACCGGAGCGGTGCTGCACCTCGTGGACGCGGCCCGGAGCCAGCGGGACCTGAACCTCCCCACGCTGGGGCTCACCCTGGCGTGGCTGCTCCGGGGGCTCCTCCAGGGCGCCGCCTGCCACCACGTCCAGGAGCTGCTGCTCGGCCAGGCGGAGCCCACGGTGCGCGCCAGCGTGCGCGCCGCGCTGAAGCGGGCGCCCAGCCTCCTCTTCACCGTGGGCTACCTCTTCGTCTTCACCCCCCTGAGCCTGCTGCTCTCCCTGGGCCTGGCCTACCTGCTGCTCTCGGCGCACCGGGTGGGCTATGCCGCGATGATGCAGGGCGTGGGCAGCCCGCTGCGCCTGTATGGCCTGTGCGCCCAGCTGCTGGGGCCCGCACGGGGGGCCGCCACGGGGGTGCGCGTGCTGACGGGGCTGGCGATGGTGCTCACCTTCGGCAACCTCCACATCGCCTTCAACGTCCTGTTCTGGATGGGCCGGCAGCTGCTGGCGTTGGATCTCACCTTCGCGGAGCGCTTCGCCTCCATCGACAACCCCGTCTGGCTCACCTTCCTGGGCGCCCTCACCTTCACCCTGTTCGAGCCGCTCCAGGCGGCCACCGCCTCGCTGCTCCTGGTGGACGGGCGCGTGCGCCAGGAGGGGTTGGACCTGCTCGCCGCCGTGCAGCAGCTCCCCGCCCGGGGCGCGGCGCGGGCCCCCGGCCGGAGCGGGGCGCTCGTGCTCCTGGGCCTCGTGCTGGGCCCTTCCCTGGCGAGGGCGGAAGCCCCGCCACCGCGCCCGGAGCTGCTCCAGCGGCTCCGCGAGGTGGCCTCGGAATGTGACTACGGCAGCGAGGGGCTGGAGGAGGCAGAGGGCACCGTCTCCGCCCTGAGCACCGCCGAGCAGCAGAAGTTCCAGCGGCTGCTGCACGCCGTGGAGAAGAAGGCCCACCAGGACGAGGACTGCGAGGCGGCCACGGAGCTGCTGCAGCTGGGGCTGGAGCAGGCCACGGAGACGGTGGCCCTGGAATCCGCGCGCCCGGATGCCCGGTCCGCCTCGGCGAAGGCCCGGGACATCCTCTCCCGGCCGGAGTTCTCGGCCACCCCGCACAAGGACAAGGCCCCGGCGGAGGAGGCGCCGGTGGCGCCGGACTGGTGGCAGCGCTTCATGAAGTGGCTGGACGGCGTACTGGAGGAGCTGTTCAAGCAGCGCCACGATGCGCCCCGCGTGGCCCCGTCCTCGGGCGCGGCCGGCCTGACCGTGGCCCATGGGCTGGTGGTGCTGCTCATCGCGGCGGTGGTGGTGGTGCTCGCGGCGGTGCTCTTGCGCGCCCTGCGCCAGCAGCAGCGCCACGAGAGCGCCCAGCTCGAGGTGAGCACGCTGGATGCGGCAGCGCTCGCGAAGGACCCCATGAGTGCCCTGGCGCGCGCCCCGGAAGGCTGGGCCCAGCTGGCCGACGAGCTGGCGGCGCGGGGCGAATACCGGGAGGCGGTGCGCAGCCTGTACCTGGCCCTGCTGTCCCGGCTGCACCGCGAGGGCGCCATCCTTTACGACGCCACCCTGAGCAACTGGGACTACCTGCGCCAGTTCAAGGGCCGCAGCGAGTGGCGGGCCCCCTTCCGGGAGCTGACGCGCCGCTTCGACTTCGCCTGGTACGGCAACCTGCCGGTGGGCCCGGACGGCTACCAGGCCTTCCGTGCCCTCACCCAGCCGCTGCTCACCGCCCCCGCGGTCCCGGAGGCTCCCGGTGCGTGA
- a CDS encoding glycoside hydrolase family 5 protein, whose translation MKNSPLLWMLAVLPLCGTTALAQTGMTDAGLAATQCSPRVPLSTRGRYIVDRCGERFKLKSVNWFGASDQLEVVGGLDKQKLSDLVTSLKALGFNSVRLPFSNNMLHPDDTKPAAQRCLEKHGVTCIDPAKNPELLNKTALEVFDAVVAELTRQELVVILNNHTTKSMWCCGWDGNGFWDSSQALQRWQDDWVMMAGRYQGNKWVAGADLRNEVRPDGLDSPNWGMRNQHDWHMAAQTMGNLVLRRNPDLLIVVEAVNWWGLLDGARPQLKPVRQRPVALLRGDKLVYAVHNYGYTGPNQSGGALGSGPKYSDMDRATLHATLDQEWGFVLAANQAYTAPVWMSEFGIGYNEQAANSRAWFNHLADYLIDKDVDWAYWAINAAKLQNSVQGEDETYGLWTYPDWSGVRSGDWRLGTGPLGRLLAADGRTGAVEATRFLPMTVLLKDGSSTSYVDNNALDFDWHSGKAKISCPRGYRVVGVSANFSLLCTNAGAVPAQQGTGSYQTVSQEVSPLRYPGDWASQSIKFECPVGAYAVGLSTANPYWLELAGLLCEQNTGGLPLHNKSAKNFWGGDQRASLSGGDWSVSQYKGQCADNQYLIGLAHRRSGLADYPSVALCSN comes from the coding sequence ATGAAGAACAGTCCTCTGCTGTGGATGTTGGCGGTGCTCCCCCTGTGCGGCACCACCGCCCTGGCCCAGACAGGAATGACCGATGCCGGGCTGGCCGCGACGCAGTGCAGCCCACGCGTTCCGCTGAGCACGCGGGGCCGGTACATCGTCGACCGCTGTGGAGAGCGCTTCAAGCTGAAGTCCGTCAACTGGTTCGGCGCCAGCGATCAGCTCGAGGTGGTGGGAGGATTGGACAAGCAGAAGCTGTCGGACCTCGTCACAAGCCTGAAGGCGCTGGGCTTCAACTCCGTCCGGCTGCCGTTCTCCAACAACATGCTGCACCCGGATGACACCAAGCCCGCGGCGCAGCGGTGTCTGGAGAAGCACGGCGTCACGTGTATCGATCCCGCGAAGAACCCGGAGCTGCTGAACAAGACGGCGCTCGAGGTCTTCGACGCCGTCGTGGCGGAGCTGACGCGGCAGGAACTGGTGGTCATCCTGAACAACCACACGACGAAGTCCATGTGGTGCTGCGGCTGGGATGGCAATGGCTTCTGGGACAGCAGCCAGGCCCTGCAGCGGTGGCAGGACGACTGGGTGATGATGGCGGGGCGCTACCAGGGCAACAAGTGGGTGGCCGGGGCCGACCTGCGCAACGAGGTGCGTCCGGACGGACTGGACAGTCCCAACTGGGGCATGCGCAACCAACATGACTGGCACATGGCGGCCCAGACGATGGGCAACCTGGTGCTGAGGAGGAACCCGGACCTGCTCATCGTCGTCGAGGCGGTCAACTGGTGGGGGCTCCTGGACGGAGCGCGCCCGCAGCTGAAGCCCGTGAGGCAACGGCCCGTCGCCCTGTTGCGCGGAGACAAGCTCGTCTACGCCGTGCACAACTATGGCTACACCGGGCCGAATCAGTCGGGAGGCGCGCTGGGCAGCGGCCCGAAGTACAGCGACATGGACAGGGCCACGCTCCACGCCACGCTGGACCAGGAGTGGGGCTTCGTGCTCGCGGCGAATCAGGCATACACCGCGCCGGTCTGGATGAGCGAGTTCGGCATTGGCTACAACGAGCAGGCAGCCAACTCCCGGGCGTGGTTCAACCACCTCGCGGACTACCTGATCGACAAGGACGTCGACTGGGCCTACTGGGCGATCAACGCGGCGAAGCTGCAGAACTCGGTGCAGGGAGAGGACGAAACCTACGGCCTGTGGACCTATCCGGACTGGAGTGGCGTGCGCAGCGGTGACTGGCGGCTCGGAACGGGCCCCCTGGGCCGGCTGCTCGCGGCGGACGGGCGGACCGGCGCGGTGGAGGCGACGCGCTTCCTGCCGATGACCGTCCTCCTGAAGGACGGGAGTTCCACCTCCTACGTGGACAACAACGCGCTGGACTTCGATTGGCACTCGGGCAAGGCGAAGATCAGCTGCCCGCGTGGCTATCGCGTGGTGGGGGTGAGCGCGAACTTCTCCCTCCTCTGCACCAACGCGGGAGCCGTTCCCGCGCAGCAGGGCACGGGCAGCTACCAGACGGTCTCCCAGGAAGTCTCCCCGCTGCGCTACCCGGGTGACTGGGCCAGCCAGAGCATCAAGTTCGAGTGCCCCGTGGGCGCCTACGCCGTAGGCCTCTCCACGGCGAACCCGTACTGGCTGGAGCTGGCGGGCCTGCTCTGCGAGCAGAACACTGGTGGCCTCCCCCTCCACAACAAGTCGGCGAAGAACTTCTGGGGAGGAGACCAGCGCGCTTCGCTCTCGGGAGGCGACTGGAGCGTGAGCCAGTACAAAGGGCAGTGCGCCGACAACCAATACCTCATCGGGTTGGCGCATCGCCGGAGCGGGCTCGCGGACTACCCGTCGGTGGCGCTCTGCTCCAACTGA
- a CDS encoding DUF58 domain-containing protein: MIPTPRLWVLLAVLALPMMAAGFSPGLGGLVLALDGLALALAVLDVLLARGVRLEVHRELPQKLSVGVSNKVEVRLIHRSGRTVQVRVRDDVPEGFAATPEEAPLSLPPDSQTRWVYRVVPAQRGKFSFGDVRVRVRGPLGLVLHERAYPAARSVSVFPDLRGASRLLLSGAALDFVNLGLRKLRRDGQGSEFARLRDYAQGDSVREVDWKASARRGKPVTRVMESERSQSILICVDAGRSMAARVGELTKLDHAVNAALFLAFVAVRNGDRVGLALFADGVKAYLPPMAGRGQYRKIVDTLYSATPSLTYVDYLALFKELNLRLHRRSLLCVFTDFLDEEQAATMIDPLHRLARRHVPLCLSVKDTALQSLLRTAPPGPEEAFQHAVASELLSDRETLKAKVGRGGVQMIDVQPDELSLAAVNRYLDLKARGVL; this comes from the coding sequence GTGATTCCCACCCCGCGCCTGTGGGTGCTGCTGGCCGTGCTGGCCCTGCCCATGATGGCGGCGGGCTTCTCGCCGGGCCTGGGCGGCCTCGTGCTGGCGCTGGACGGGCTGGCGCTGGCGCTGGCGGTGCTGGATGTCCTGCTGGCGCGGGGGGTACGCCTGGAGGTGCACCGGGAGCTACCGCAGAAGCTCTCGGTGGGCGTCTCCAACAAGGTGGAGGTGCGGCTCATCCACCGCTCCGGGCGCACGGTGCAGGTGCGCGTGAGGGACGACGTGCCCGAGGGCTTCGCCGCGACGCCCGAGGAGGCGCCGCTGAGCCTGCCCCCGGACAGCCAGACGCGCTGGGTGTACCGGGTGGTGCCCGCGCAGCGCGGCAAGTTCAGCTTCGGGGACGTGCGCGTGAGGGTGCGGGGCCCGCTGGGGCTCGTGCTCCACGAGCGGGCGTACCCGGCGGCCCGGAGCGTCTCGGTGTTCCCGGACCTGCGGGGGGCCAGCCGCTTGCTGCTGTCGGGGGCGGCGCTGGACTTCGTGAACCTGGGCCTGAGGAAGCTGCGGCGGGACGGCCAGGGCAGCGAGTTCGCCCGCCTGCGCGACTACGCCCAGGGCGACTCGGTGCGAGAGGTGGACTGGAAGGCCTCGGCGCGCCGGGGCAAGCCCGTCACCCGGGTGATGGAGTCCGAGCGCTCCCAATCCATTCTCATCTGCGTGGACGCGGGCCGCTCCATGGCGGCGCGCGTGGGCGAGCTGACGAAGCTGGACCATGCGGTGAACGCGGCGCTGTTCCTGGCCTTCGTGGCGGTGCGCAACGGGGACCGGGTGGGCCTGGCCCTCTTCGCCGACGGGGTGAAGGCCTACCTGCCGCCCATGGCCGGGCGAGGGCAGTACCGGAAGATTGTCGACACGCTCTACTCGGCCACCCCCAGCCTCACGTACGTGGATTACCTGGCGCTCTTCAAGGAGCTGAACCTGCGGCTGCACCGGCGCAGCCTGCTGTGTGTCTTCACCGACTTCCTGGACGAAGAGCAGGCCGCCACGATGATCGACCCGCTCCACCGGCTGGCCCGGCGGCACGTCCCCCTGTGCCTCTCGGTGAAGGACACCGCCCTGCAGTCCCTGCTGCGCACCGCTCCCCCGGGGCCCGAGGAGGCCTTCCAGCACGCGGTAGCCTCCGAGCTGCTCTCGGACCGGGAGACGCTCAAGGCCAAGGTGGGACGCGGCGGCGTGCAGATGATTGATGTACAGCCCGATGAACTGAGCCTCGCCGCCGTCAACCGCTACCTGGACCTCAAGGCCCGCGGCGTCCTGTAA
- a CDS encoding thioesterase family protein: MTEQHAYFIRTEDGRFLPQRPCAGAWNTEELHISPVNGLLMHELQRWLAGRSSGGKLVTRISYDYLGVLDFTECDVAFDMLRPGRAIELVEGVLSQHGRPVLRARVWLLSAYDTSEVEGGAREPLLPPEDGRAFDLTRQWPGDYIQSIDVRVIEGPSPGRTTAWITTPLAIVKGDPVSDLARFALLADTANGIAVRQRPDEWQFPNVDLTIHVFRQPAGAWIGFDTRVVFGPTGHGLTSTDLFDVQGHIGRAEQILLVRRR; the protein is encoded by the coding sequence ATGACCGAACAGCACGCGTACTTCATCCGCACGGAAGACGGCCGGTTCCTCCCGCAGCGCCCTTGCGCCGGCGCGTGGAATACAGAAGAGCTGCACATCAGCCCCGTCAACGGGCTGCTCATGCATGAGCTGCAGCGCTGGCTCGCCGGCCGCTCGAGTGGCGGCAAGCTCGTGACGCGCATCAGCTACGACTACCTCGGCGTTCTGGACTTCACCGAGTGTGACGTGGCATTCGACATGCTGCGCCCCGGCCGGGCCATTGAGCTCGTCGAAGGAGTCCTCTCGCAGCATGGCCGGCCGGTGCTCCGCGCACGCGTATGGCTACTCTCGGCCTATGACACATCCGAGGTCGAGGGCGGCGCCCGGGAGCCCTTGCTTCCCCCCGAGGACGGCCGTGCGTTCGATCTCACCCGCCAGTGGCCGGGGGACTACATCCAATCGATCGACGTGCGCGTCATCGAGGGCCCGAGCCCGGGCCGGACCACGGCGTGGATCACCACGCCGCTGGCGATCGTCAAGGGCGACCCCGTGAGCGACCTCGCTCGCTTCGCGCTGCTCGCGGACACAGCCAACGGGATTGCCGTCCGTCAACGGCCAGACGAGTGGCAGTTCCCGAATGTCGACCTCACCATTCACGTGTTCCGCCAGCCGGCCGGGGCCTGGATCGGCTTTGACACGCGCGTCGTCTTCGGCCCCACGGGCCACGGCCTCACGAGCACCGATCTCTTCGATGTCCAAGGGCATATCGGCCGTGCCGAGCAGATCCTGCTCGTCCGGCGCCGATAG
- a CDS encoding MXAN_6652 family MXYO-CTERM-anchored protein, whose product MHTKSMRHLLSGASVFAAAFLTAAPAFATSTGITGQSGKDGVMCSTCHKGGVMPTVTFEGPAELAPGATGQYSFVIRGGAATTGGVGIAVDDAAAGLQAGAGLKKLGSELTHTAPQPFTGTELRFSFTLVAPAKDSTLTLFGAGNSSNGDQTSEGDRAAATTLQVKVGNGTPPVEEPPPEEEDKDEGGGCTAASGAPLWALGLTGLSLVLRRRRNG is encoded by the coding sequence ATGCACACCAAGTCAATGCGGCACCTGTTGAGCGGCGCGAGCGTATTCGCCGCCGCGTTCCTGACGGCGGCTCCCGCCTTCGCCACCAGCACGGGCATCACCGGCCAGTCCGGCAAGGACGGGGTGATGTGCAGCACGTGTCACAAGGGGGGCGTGATGCCCACCGTCACGTTCGAGGGCCCCGCGGAGCTGGCACCAGGGGCCACCGGCCAGTACAGCTTTGTCATCCGCGGGGGCGCCGCCACGACGGGCGGCGTGGGCATCGCCGTGGACGATGCGGCGGCCGGGCTCCAGGCCGGCGCCGGCCTGAAGAAGCTGGGCAGCGAGCTGACCCACACCGCGCCCCAGCCCTTCACCGGCACGGAGCTGCGCTTCAGCTTCACCCTGGTCGCGCCCGCCAAGGACAGCACGCTCACGCTCTTCGGCGCGGGCAACTCGTCCAACGGGGACCAGACCAGTGAGGGGGACCGCGCTGCGGCCACGACCCTGCAAGTGAAGGTGGGTAACGGCACGCCCCCCGTGGAGGAGCCGCCCCCGGAGGAGGAGGACAAGGACGAGGGCGGAGGCTGCACTGCCGCCAGCGGCGCGCCCTTGTGGGCGCTGGGGCTGACGGGCCTGTCGCTGGTCCTGCGCCGCCGCCGCAACGGCTGA
- a CDS encoding AAA family ATPase gives MNVPPPFAPPASSGHAVQAAHAIREGVLSEVRKAVVGQDEALELMLCGLIAGGHVLLEGVPGVAKTLMAKALARSVSADFKRIQFTPDLMPADILGTSVFDLKTQSFVLVRGPIFTDLLLADEINRAPAKTQSALLEAMQERSVSLEGRHITLSPLFTVFATQNPVESEGTYPLPEAQLDRFLFKVEVGYPAPEEEDAILASVHRGFDSGNLERAGVGAAVDQDGLARARAALHDVTVEPPVLSYIRKLVSATRTSGRIRLGAGPRAGVHLLLAAKALAALRGRHFVTPDDVRFLAGPVLKHRLLLSPDAELDGATPSDVLREVVQSVEVPR, from the coding sequence ATGAACGTTCCCCCCCCTTTCGCGCCCCCCGCCTCGTCTGGCCACGCCGTGCAGGCCGCCCACGCCATCCGAGAGGGCGTGCTGAGCGAGGTGCGCAAGGCCGTGGTTGGCCAGGACGAGGCGCTCGAGCTGATGCTGTGCGGCCTCATCGCCGGCGGCCACGTGCTGCTGGAGGGCGTGCCCGGCGTGGCCAAGACGCTGATGGCCAAGGCCCTGGCGCGCAGCGTGAGCGCGGACTTCAAGCGCATCCAGTTCACCCCGGACCTGATGCCCGCGGACATCCTGGGCACCAGCGTCTTCGACCTGAAGACACAGTCCTTCGTCCTGGTGCGAGGCCCCATCTTCACGGACCTGCTGCTCGCGGATGAAATCAACCGCGCGCCGGCCAAGACGCAGTCAGCGCTGCTGGAGGCCATGCAGGAGCGCAGCGTCTCCTTGGAGGGCCGCCACATCACCCTCTCGCCGCTCTTCACGGTGTTCGCCACCCAGAATCCGGTGGAGTCCGAGGGCACCTACCCGCTGCCCGAGGCCCAGCTCGACCGGTTCCTCTTCAAGGTGGAGGTGGGCTACCCGGCCCCCGAGGAGGAGGACGCCATCCTCGCCTCGGTGCACCGGGGCTTCGACTCAGGCAACCTGGAGCGGGCCGGGGTGGGCGCCGCGGTGGACCAGGACGGGCTGGCGCGGGCCCGCGCGGCGCTCCACGACGTGACGGTGGAGCCGCCGGTGCTGTCCTACATCCGCAAGCTGGTGTCCGCCACGCGCACCTCGGGCCGCATCCGCCTGGGGGCGGGACCGCGCGCGGGGGTGCACCTGCTGCTGGCGGCCAAGGCGCTGGCGGCGCTGCGGGGCCGGCACTTCGTCACCCCGGATGACGTGCGCTTCCTGGCGGGGCCCGTGCTGAAGCACCGGCTGCTCCTGTCGCCGGACGCGGAGCTGGATGGGGCCACGCCCTCGGACGTGCTCCGGGAGGTGGTGCAATCGGTCGAGGTTCCCCGGTGA